The genome window AAAATTCAATTTTTTAACCATAATCAAATCATGATTCACCATTTACAACCCGCTATTCAACTGATTTGTAATCCTCTCCCTGAGCTGTTCGCTCTTTGTACGCAACGCCATGGATTCCAATTCTTCTTGTATTGATGTCATTTCTGCCTCATCTATACCAGGTTCATTGAAACGGGTTTCCAACTCTGCAAGCCTGAGAAGATCTGTCTCAAGCTCCCGCCTTATCATACGGGACGCGATGAACCAGATAGAATCTCCTCTTTGCACAGTATACTCTGTACCATCAGGCATTTCCAGAACATTTCCAGTATAAATCCAGTTTGGATTATTCCCTTCAAAGACTTTGTAATCTAAATCACGATAGCCATTCTTGACTGCAATATCATTTGAGACAAGGTGAATATCCACAAGAGTGATGGTAATGTTCTCAATCTCAAGGTACGCCAGGGCTTCTTCTCTAGTTTGGGGCCGACGTTCGGTTTCAACGATTGGCTCATCAATAACATCTGCTTCTGTACTTTTTACTGTTGCAGCACCCGTTTCTCCTGCAGTGCCTTCTCCTGCAGTACCTTCTCCTGCAGTACCTTCTCCTGCAGTACCTTCTCCTGCAGTACCTTCTCCTGCAGTACCTTCTCCTGCAGTACCTTCTCCTGCAGTACCTTCTCCTGACGTACCTGCTTCATTATTTATCGGAGCAGTAGCCTCTGCATTTAAACTATTTTCCTGAGAGAGAGAATCATTATTTTCAGCATTTTGTCCGCCATCGCTCTGCGACTGAGATCCCGTTTTGCCAGGGAGTTCCCCCTCATTTTCCAGATTCCCCGTACCAATATTGGATTGGACAGAAGCGTCTGATGCCCCGGAGGGATTTTTTCCTCTCTCACTAAAAGAGCCTATAGGAAGCAGGAAGAACGCCGCAACAGCACCGGCCAATAAAAGGAGGAGAAGGAGAATCCATAAGAAAGATCTCCGGGGCCTCTTCTTAGAATGATTTTTGGGAGCAGGTTTTTGGTCAAATCCCCGATTTGGACGTTCTTCGGCAGGCTTACTCTCTGGAGAAGCTGCTGATTGTTCGCTTGTGGTACTCGACTTTTTCACAGGAGGTACTGCTACTCGGGCCGTTACGGCCGGTCCTGCACCATATAGATTTTCCAACAAGGCCTGAAGTCTTTTCTTCTCTGAAATATAGACATCTTGTTCAGGAGTCTGAATCTTTTTCATTTGCTTGCAAATTTCTTGCGCTTTTTTGAAATTATAAGGATTCAATTTACTACTACTGATGCGATATAGAACAAAGGGGCCCTCCTTGCCAGAGTAAAGGTCACCTAAAACTGGCAACATAGGCGAAGGCTCACTCATGGATGATAAAATTTCTTCTAACTTTGTTATGATATGCTGGGCCAAAACTTTGCTTTTCTGCGTAATCAGAGTTTTCACATTGTGCAGGAATAAATATTCTAATCCCGGAGTCATCACAGTCACATCATTGGGAATACTTGGAATACTTTCACTATCTGCTCCATCGAAAAAAGATTTGACAGAATCTTCCAGATCATAGAGAGACTTCCAACTGTCCCGTCCTTCCCAGGATTCAAGGTAGGGATGAAGAAATGTAAGATACTTACTAATGAGCGTGGCGCCCTGGGGAATGGTATCTTCTAAAATGAAAGGAATCCCCTGCAGAGTTTTTATGGCAGTTTCATTGCCGTCTTCTGTTCTATGAGTTAAAACTTTTCTATCCTGGGAAACATGCCATCCGGCCCAGCGAGGGATACCCGAACCTGTAGAATCGAAGGGAACAATCAGATTGTTCTTGTCGCCGAATTGAATAAGAAGGGTACCCTCTTTGACTTCCGCCGTCATAGTACCCCTGTTCAAAGTTTCTCCCGGTTCCATTAAAAATGGCTGCACTGTGGAAGCTTTAGATCCTTCAGGAAACAGATGAAGAAGATGATCAGTAATGTCCTTTCTTGTTGTGAGGACAATAATATCCTTATTCCGCAGAGCTCTTCTTTTTATAATCTGAACAAGAGCTTCTCTCTCGGAGTAATTCATATTCTCCTCAGGAATATGGGTAAAAACTGAGTTCACTTCATCTGGATCAATTCCTTGGGAGGCAAGTGAGGCAAAATACTGATTCTCCATATCCAGGGAGATCCAGTTTTTATGCATAAGATAGAAATTTCCGTTTTCACTGATGAAGAAACCGGATTTATTCAACTCTTCCCGTGTATAGCGGAGCGGGTTCTTTAGCAATAGAGCCTTAATACTGTCACATCTCTGATTGATATGAAGGTCTTCTTTTTCCCGCTTATGAAGATCAAAGAGCAATGTATTATCAAAATTTAAATGAATATTTCCATTATTGTAAAAATACAGATTATGGCGGTTTTCTCTTGTTTTGACCTGTCTGTAATCATTGAGCTCTCGAGCAGGTAGGTTTAAACCGTGGAAAAATTTTCTGAAATGTTCAATGACATCCACATCACCCAGATAGGACAATTTATTGTGTCTGGCATACTCTACTTCCAGAAAAGGATTACCCGTATACGATGAGGTCAGGATGATCCTGGATGTAATTTTATGAAGAACTTCGGGCAGGTCTGAAGTGTTTCCGATCCTCAAGAAAGGATCATCATCATCTCTGTCACTACCAAGATACAGGATATAACATTCGGGTCCCAGATGAAATATACGATGGGACTCATTGGTTCTGCCAAGGGTTCTCACAAAAAAAGCCTCCGTTCTTTATCAGTATAATAACTGTACAACTATTTACTCTTATTGTCCTCATTTAAACTCACAAAATTATATAACGGCCTGGGAAAGTCCCAATAATCAGTGGCAGATTCATTCCTTTCATGCATGATACCGAGGTATTGAATCATCAGATTCAGTTGAAAATAGAGGTCTAAACAGAGATCTTTTAGTTCTTCATAATCAACTTCTGTCCATTGAGCCGGCCCATTTTCAAGAGCGAGAGCCATTTTTTCCATCCTCTGTTTACTACCGAGTATGCATTCGGAATATAATTCAAACACAGCATGAAGAGAGGGACTTCTGTTCTGATGCCAAACACTTTTAACCGAAGTTCCTGTATAAAATAGAGACCTCAGAGATCCCGGATTTTCCATTCCCCAAAAGACACTTATGAATTCTGCAGCATCGTCCCAAAGAGACCATCCTGTTAAATAGGCAGAGGATAATTGAAAGAAATTCCTTGATTTGACAGATATGCTTTTTAAATCACTTTCTCCTGCAGATCTATCAAGGTATTGTTTATCATGTTCAGGATTCAGCGTATCCAACAGAAGATATCTCCCGGTGGCATACTTATCCTGAAGAAGGTTAAAGTACTTATTCAGCCTGACAAATCTATTTTTCTGACCTTTTCGAATTGTCAAATTAGAACTGCTGAGACCAAGGGTATCGCCCTTGGAAAAGTCACATTTACGGCAAAATGTACAGAGATTCAAATATAGCTGATTTTTCAAACAGAAATTGGTATAAAAATACTCCTCCTTAGATCTCGATGGAAATGAATGGAGGGGGTATTCACCGGGCGTTTCAAGAATCTCTCTTTTCAAGCCCGAATCCAGGAGTCTGTTTTTGATAATGACATCTTCCTGGTCATCATCGTCTTCCCTGGAGAGACTGCTTTTCTCAAGCAAAGCCCAGGCTTCCTGCAGAAATTCGGTTCTATTCGGCTGTGACGGCAGAGCATACTCTTTCATCAGACGGATTTTTTCATGCAGAATTTCCCTGCTAAGAGGGTTAATTTTCAAGGCTTTCTGGTATGAGGCCAGGGCCTCCAGTCCCCTGCCGGAACTCTGATACATCTGCCCCAGGCCTTTATGAGCCTCAAACTCAACCCGGGAAGAAATAGAACCATAACGGAGTACTTTTTCATAATATTGACGGGCTTTGGTCTGTTCTGTCCGGCAGAAGAAGCCATAATACTCATTTTCAAAAGATGAAAGAGTCACCATATTGGAGTATTGATGTCCTAGATTCAGGAAATAAAGAGGACCGAGGTCCGGAACTTCCAGGACCTCACTACCATGTTTTTCAAGGAGATACAGTCCGTAGCGAAGGATCTTTTCATCACGAAGAATAAAACCTATATCGATCATGCATTCAATTTTACCCAGAAGATCCGGTAGAACCTGGACTTCCTTGTCAACAATGAGATCAAAGGCTTGTTGATACTGACCTTCTTCCATAAGAGAACGGGCAGTTTTTATCTGAACAGCAAAGGATTCCACAAAAGGATTATACATGAAATGAATAATATTGTCATTTAGATCGTTGGAATTGACTTTTTTTTGGGACCCGTTGATACTTTATTCATGCAAAAAATATTACTTATATTGACTTTGATTTTATTCATTTTTCAGGGATGCAGCAAGGAAGAGCCTCAGGAATCCTCGGAACCCAAAGTGGCTGTTGACTACCTCCACCCCGCCTATAATTTTACAAAAGAGGATCTCCCTCATATCACAGAAGATCTTCCTGAAAATATTGCCAAAGGCATTGAAGAACGGCCTGAATACTTCTTACAGCTCATAAAAGCTGTGTTTGAGAAGAACCGCGACCTGGTACGACTCGTCAACAAGGAAAACGGTTTAAAGCCTGATGACATTCCTTCAGACCTTGTGCATCTCGATGACTACCGTACCGGTTTATCCCTGTCCCGGCCAGGACACAGACTCAGAGAAATCTGTATGCCCTCTCTCCTTGCCATGACTGAGGCCGCAGGTCAGGAAGGGATCGAATTGCTCATTTCATCCAGCTACAGATCCTACGATTACCAGGATGGCCTTTACAGTCGTTATGTAGAAAGAGATGGTCAAGAAGCAGCCGACCGGTATTCTGCCAGACCAGGAAAATCTCAGCATCAGCTGGGAACAGCTTTAGATTTTGGAAGTATTGATGATTCTTTTGCCGAAACAGATGCGGGCAAATGGCTTTCTGAAAATGCGTGGAAATATGGTTTTTCCCTCAGCTATCCCCTAGGACTGGAAGACTATACTGGATATGTTTGGGAGAGTTGGCACTACCGTTATATTGGCGAAAAAGCATCGGAACTCGAAAGAGAATTTTTTGGGGGAATTCAGGAAAGAATGCTGCGATACCTAAAAAATAAGAGCAGCCTGATAAACGCTGCCCTTATTCCTTGATGATCAGTTAACCGTTATTCTTTTGACCTCTTCATCATATACTTTCAGAAGTATAATTGTCCCTTTCTTTTCCCTGTAGGGCATCGAAAAGGGACCTCCTGAATGTTTCATTTCCAGAACTGTTTCCGAACGTCCTCCAACTTCGATTTTTTCGACAGTCAGATCTACAGAAACGGGATATGTAGGCAGGGTCGCTTCAAAGAGGCCAAAGGCTTCATCCGATGCCAATCGATCAGGGCTGCTAATGTCCAATTCAACTTTCGTTCCGGATCGAACGGAATCACCAGCACTAGGTGTTTGTGAAAGTACAAAAGAATTGCCCTCTGTGCTTTCTTCCTGGATTGAAAAAATAAAGGGCTGATTCGACCGAACCAGTCTGTTCAATGCATCCATCCACTTGAGGTCTACAAAATTATCAATGTTATATGTTTTTCCTACCGGACCGCGACTGACAACAAAAATCAAATCTGTGGGTCCTGTTAAGGGAGTTTCCGCTTCTGGCTGCTGTTCTAAAATGGTTCCCGCCGGAGCATCATCAAAAACAAAAATGACCGGTTCACGAATGATCATAAGAGGCGTATAAGAGGCAAATAAAGACTGAAGCTGTGTTTTAACGTCAGCGAGGTTCTGCCCTGTATAGGAACCAACCTTATCAACAACAGCTCCACGACTGATTGTGAGTTTGATCCTTTTTCCAGCCCTGACCACACTGCCGGGCTTTGGATCCTGGGATATAATATGATTTTTTTCCAGGGGATTCTCGGTATAACGGACCTGGATTCTCGGATACAATTCTTTTTCTTGAAGACTTATGAGACCATCCATTAACAGCTCTCCAGTGACATCGGGAACCAGAGTCTGTTCAGCCCCCCGGAGAGATATGAAAAAAGTAATCATAAACGTAAGGAATAAAAGCAGAAGGGTCCCCAGAATCATCCAGAGGGCCAGACGAAAAAAGTTTTTTTCATCTCGGCTTTCCAGATCTGATTTTCCCTGTAATGAGTCCATTACAGGAAATCTAAGGAATTCTTTAATTCTAGAAATCATTTTC of Oceanispirochaeta crateris contains these proteins:
- a CDS encoding LA2681 family HEPN domain-containing protein, producing the protein MYNPFVESFAVQIKTARSLMEEGQYQQAFDLIVDKEVQVLPDLLGKIECMIDIGFILRDEKILRYGLYLLEKHGSEVLEVPDLGPLYFLNLGHQYSNMVTLSSFENEYYGFFCRTEQTKARQYYEKVLRYGSISSRVEFEAHKGLGQMYQSSGRGLEALASYQKALKINPLSREILHEKIRLMKEYALPSQPNRTEFLQEAWALLEKSSLSREDDDDQEDVIIKNRLLDSGLKREILETPGEYPLHSFPSRSKEEYFYTNFCLKNQLYLNLCTFCRKCDFSKGDTLGLSSSNLTIRKGQKNRFVRLNKYFNLLQDKYATGRYLLLDTLNPEHDKQYLDRSAGESDLKSISVKSRNFFQLSSAYLTGWSLWDDAAEFISVFWGMENPGSLRSLFYTGTSVKSVWHQNRSPSLHAVFELYSECILGSKQRMEKMALALENGPAQWTEVDYEELKDLCLDLYFQLNLMIQYLGIMHERNESATDYWDFPRPLYNFVSLNEDNKSK
- a CDS encoding PASTA domain-containing protein, translating into MISRIKEFLRFPVMDSLQGKSDLESRDEKNFFRLALWMILGTLLLLFLTFMITFFISLRGAEQTLVPDVTGELLMDGLISLQEKELYPRIQVRYTENPLEKNHIISQDPKPGSVVRAGKRIKLTISRGAVVDKVGSYTGQNLADVKTQLQSLFASYTPLMIIREPVIFVFDDAPAGTILEQQPEAETPLTGPTDLIFVVSRGPVGKTYNIDNFVDLKWMDALNRLVRSNQPFIFSIQEESTEGNSFVLSQTPSAGDSVRSGTKVELDISSPDRLASDEAFGLFEATLPTYPVSVDLTVEKIEVGGRSETVLEMKHSGGPFSMPYREKKGTIILLKVYDEEVKRITVN
- a CDS encoding M15 family metallopeptidase translates to MQKILLILTLILFIFQGCSKEEPQESSEPKVAVDYLHPAYNFTKEDLPHITEDLPENIAKGIEERPEYFLQLIKAVFEKNRDLVRLVNKENGLKPDDIPSDLVHLDDYRTGLSLSRPGHRLREICMPSLLAMTEAAGQEGIELLISSSYRSYDYQDGLYSRYVERDGQEAADRYSARPGKSQHQLGTALDFGSIDDSFAETDAGKWLSENAWKYGFSLSYPLGLEDYTGYVWESWHYRYIGEKASELEREFFGGIQERMLRYLKNKSSLINAALIP
- a CDS encoding LysM peptidoglycan-binding domain-containing protein → MRTLGRTNESHRIFHLGPECYILYLGSDRDDDDPFLRIGNTSDLPEVLHKITSRIILTSSYTGNPFLEVEYARHNKLSYLGDVDVIEHFRKFFHGLNLPARELNDYRQVKTRENRHNLYFYNNGNIHLNFDNTLLFDLHKREKEDLHINQRCDSIKALLLKNPLRYTREELNKSGFFISENGNFYLMHKNWISLDMENQYFASLASQGIDPDEVNSVFTHIPEENMNYSEREALVQIIKRRALRNKDIIVLTTRKDITDHLLHLFPEGSKASTVQPFLMEPGETLNRGTMTAEVKEGTLLIQFGDKNNLIVPFDSTGSGIPRWAGWHVSQDRKVLTHRTEDGNETAIKTLQGIPFILEDTIPQGATLISKYLTFLHPYLESWEGRDSWKSLYDLEDSVKSFFDGADSESIPSIPNDVTVMTPGLEYLFLHNVKTLITQKSKVLAQHIITKLEEILSSMSEPSPMLPVLGDLYSGKEGPFVLYRISSSKLNPYNFKKAQEICKQMKKIQTPEQDVYISEKKRLQALLENLYGAGPAVTARVAVPPVKKSSTTSEQSAASPESKPAEERPNRGFDQKPAPKNHSKKRPRRSFLWILLLLLLLAGAVAAFFLLPIGSFSERGKNPSGASDASVQSNIGTGNLENEGELPGKTGSQSQSDGGQNAENNDSLSQENSLNAEATAPINNEAGTSGEGTAGEGTAGEGTAGEGTAGEGTAGEGTAGEGTAGEGTAGETGAATVKSTEADVIDEPIVETERRPQTREEALAYLEIENITITLVDIHLVSNDIAVKNGYRDLDYKVFEGNNPNWIYTGNVLEMPDGTEYTVQRGDSIWFIASRMIRRELETDLLRLAELETRFNEPGIDEAEMTSIQEELESMALRTKSEQLRERITNQLNSGL